The following proteins are co-located in the Anas platyrhynchos isolate ZD024472 breed Pekin duck chromosome 1, IASCAAS_PekinDuck_T2T, whole genome shotgun sequence genome:
- the LOC106017522 gene encoding uncharacterized protein, whose product MSWLTRVTKSKEKPESESSQALEERGLLEQAMLEHGRDPWDPKMVSQDPTLQAAERHWLSYIAVNHPKGEKKCSALQWLLFDLASVLQATVEEKEQCIKSLQNNLQLAQNEILALRCDKALLSEQAEQVRKIKEELRAESADNARLRKKVQCLGKLLSLGKGLDQRKVAALSETNGNLEMLDGENVENQENSAGQGVGARKIKPEEGDGNQGAGDVSRKEKVWKKQREGWPVWVNRIWALEQHTPFTYEAAKRVVTAIGLPWPKVGAIIRALPPEEALGGEILRLVIRNLGEYEPLKDNMEGAPWADVQEVSAYVCGNVVLRVLKQQEKPVTADFDIHGVNVEQADIGVLACRAPELHKGFFISLGSTLIGRPLHECMDTLENLGTLMGAEGKEKAKKNAVGVKTRTYIPRGIIWKYLINQGVNERELDSQPTGVLLAKMKKILQEKGMKQEEIWEKLKQTKLSPPPPVPKRKLYPLVRDLKD is encoded by the coding sequence ATGTCGTGGCTAACGAGGGTGACGAAGTCGAAGGAGAAGCCGGAGTCGGAGAGCTCTCAGGCTCTGGAGGagagggggctgctggagcaggcaaTGCTGGAGCACGGGCGGGATCCTTGGGATCCCAAAATGGTAAGCCAGGATCCCACCCTCCAAGCTGCCGAAAGGCACTGGCTAAGCTACATTGCCGTGAATCATCCTAAAGGAGAGAAGAAGTGCTCGGCCCTGCAGTGGCTGCTGTTCGATCTGGCCAGTGTCTTGCAAGCCACGGTGGAAGAGAAGGAGCAATGCATAAAGAGCCTGCAGAACAACCTGCAGCTGGCCCAGAACGAAATCCTGGCGCTGCGCTGTGATAAAGCCCTGCTAAGCGAGCAGGCCGAGcaagtcagaaaaataaaagaagaactCCGGGCAGAGAGTGCCGATAACGCCCGGTTAAGAAAGAAAGTGCAGTGTTTGGGTAAGCTGCTATCCCTCGGGAAAGGCTTGGACCAGAGGAAGGTAGCGGCTCTGAGCGAGACAAATGGCAACCTGGAGATGTTGGATGGGGAGAATGTGGAGAACCAGGAAAACTCTGCGGGGCAAGGGGTGGGAGCCAGAAAAATAAAGCCGGAGGAGGGAGATGGAAACCAGGGAGCGGGGGATGTGTccagaaaagagaaagtttGGAAGAAACAGAGGGAGGGGTGGCCTGTGTGGGTTAACCGAATTTGGGCTTTAGAACAGCACACACCTTTCACGTACGAGGCGGCGAAGCGGGTGGTGACAGCCATAGGGCTGCCCTGGCCCAAGGTGGGGGCGATCATCAGAGCCTTGCCCCCCGAAGAGGCCCTGGGGGGAGAGATCCTAAGGCTGGTGATTAGAAATCTGGGAGAATATGAGCCTCTCAAGGATAACATGGAAGGGGCGCCCTGGGCAGACGTCCAGGAGGTGTCAGCCTACGTGTGTGGGAATGTGGTGCTCCGGGTGCtaaagcagcaggagaagccGGTGACCGCCGACTTCGACATCCACGGGGTGAATGTGGAGCAGGCAGACATAGGGGTGCTGGCCTGCCGCGCTCCGGAGCTGCATAAGGGGTTTTTCATCAGCTTGGGGTCTACTTTGATCGGCCGTCCCCTCCACGAGTGCATGGACACGTTGGAGAACTTGGGGACCCTGATGGGAGCGGAGGGCAAAGAGAAGGCAAAGAAGAACGCGGTGGGGGTAAAGACAAGGACGTACATCCCTAGAGGGATAATTTGGAAGTATTTAATAAATCAGGGAGTGAACGAAAGAGAGCTGGATAGTCAGCCCACAGGGGTTTTGCttgccaaaatgaaaaaaatccttcaggaAAAGGGGATGAAACAAGAGGAGATCTGGGAAAAACTGAAGCAAACGAAGctgtcacctcctcctcctgtcccaAAGAGAAAACTATACCCGTTGGtgagggaccttaaagactaG